The following coding sequences lie in one Halorussus halophilus genomic window:
- a CDS encoding PadR family transcriptional regulator yields the protein MHDLTGFQRDLLYVIAGEDEPHGLAIKEELENYYEKEIHHGRLYPNLDTLVEKGLVEKGQRDRRTNYYVLTDRGDREIEARREWEGDHLEEAASVSA from the coding sequence ATGCACGACCTGACTGGTTTCCAGCGTGACCTGCTATACGTCATCGCCGGAGAGGACGAGCCGCACGGCCTCGCAATCAAAGAGGAGTTGGAGAACTACTACGAGAAGGAGATCCACCACGGCCGACTCTATCCGAACCTCGACACCTTGGTCGAGAAAGGACTTGTAGAGAAGGGCCAGCGTGACCGCCGAACCAACTACTACGTGCTGACCGACCGCGGCGACCGCGAAATCGAGGCTCGACGCGAGTGGGAGGGAGACCACCTCGAAGAGGCGGCCTCTGTCTCCGCGTAG
- a CDS encoding glycosyltransferase family 4 protein: protein MSVLNLVSNRDARFYQQQTKVLTRQGVECTTSTPPGDHFTDGDVDRKPLDYVRYFPKVVRESFSGYDLVHANYGLTAPMALAQARLPVVLSLWGSDLMGEYGWLSKRCAHHCDAVIVMSDEMARELGEPCYVIPHGIDTERFAPRPTAEARAQVGWDPDARHVLFPYPTTHEVKDHPRAMKIVERANEQVGPDVELQVVSGVAHAEVPTYMNAADALLLTSRREGSPNSVKEAMSCNLPVVSTDVGDVRERMDGVSPATVSDDDDDLVDGLVDVLEEPRHSNGREAVRDISLERMGERIRGVYETVL from the coding sequence CTGAGCGTCCTCAACCTCGTCTCGAACCGGGACGCTCGTTTCTACCAACAGCAGACGAAAGTCCTCACTCGACAGGGAGTCGAGTGTACGACTTCGACCCCGCCGGGCGACCACTTCACGGACGGCGACGTAGACCGCAAACCGCTGGACTACGTCCGATACTTCCCGAAGGTGGTCCGCGAGTCGTTCTCGGGGTACGACCTCGTCCACGCGAACTACGGGCTGACCGCGCCGATGGCGCTCGCACAGGCTCGTCTACCGGTCGTCCTCTCGCTGTGGGGGTCGGACTTGATGGGCGAGTACGGCTGGCTAAGCAAGCGCTGTGCCCACCACTGTGACGCGGTCATCGTCATGTCCGACGAGATGGCCCGCGAACTCGGCGAGCCCTGCTACGTCATTCCCCATGGAATCGACACGGAGCGGTTCGCACCCCGACCGACTGCGGAAGCCAGAGCACAAGTCGGCTGGGACCCCGACGCTCGACACGTTCTGTTCCCGTACCCGACGACCCACGAGGTGAAAGACCACCCTCGCGCGATGAAAATCGTCGAGCGGGCCAACGAGCAAGTCGGGCCAGACGTTGAGCTACAGGTCGTCTCCGGGGTTGCCCACGCCGAAGTCCCGACCTACATGAACGCCGCCGACGCGCTCTTGCTGACCTCCCGACGCGAAGGCTCGCCAAACTCCGTGAAGGAAGCGATGAGCTGTAACCTGCCGGTCGTCTCCACCGACGTGGGCGACGTGCGCGAGCGGATGGACGGCGTCTCGCCAGCGACGGTCAGCGACGACGACGACGACCTCGTGGACGGACTGGTGGACGTGTTAGAAGAACCTCGGCACTCGAACGGCCGCGAAGCCGTCCGAGACATCAGCCTCGAACGGATGGGCGAGCGGATTCGCGGCGTCTACGAGACGGTGCTGTAG
- a CDS encoding DUF354 domain-containing protein — protein MKYLFFTNTPAQAHQYRHAVKRLGERGHDVLVLARDYGCTKALLEYHDLPYELYGECGTVKFSLVQELPKHYYKLARLARRFDPDCVFGRGSYAALAGAVTGATVVLVDDSEGTHLDHALSSLSTDVFLTPHTFGKDLGENHYEFRGFKELAYLHPETYEPSTDIRDKLGVDEDESYAIVRLNAFGSHHDVGQAGFTPERRVELVEALSEHATVFVSDEGGDMAIEQTAARPFDLHPALLHDALAEADLLVADTQTMVTEAALLGTPAIRSNSFVGDGDMGNFVDLERHGLIYNLEAFDAVLEIATELLEMDAKADWPEKRDEYLEDKVNLTDVLLDVAATPTTPERVEGISARGGGQTGPMLPFDPEKLRSDGGTRDDERANRRGDGRTNRRGDGGKR, from the coding sequence ATGAAATATCTGTTTTTCACGAACACTCCCGCACAAGCCCACCAGTACCGTCACGCAGTGAAACGACTCGGGGAGCGTGGCCACGACGTACTGGTCCTCGCCCGAGATTACGGCTGTACGAAAGCACTGCTGGAGTACCACGACCTACCGTACGAACTGTACGGCGAGTGTGGCACCGTGAAGTTCTCACTCGTGCAGGAGTTGCCGAAACACTACTACAAACTCGCCAGACTCGCACGGCGGTTCGACCCTGACTGCGTCTTCGGCCGCGGGTCCTACGCCGCACTCGCGGGAGCGGTAACGGGGGCGACTGTCGTCCTCGTAGACGACTCGGAAGGGACACACCTCGACCACGCGCTCTCGTCGCTCTCGACGGACGTGTTCCTCACGCCCCACACGTTCGGCAAGGACCTCGGCGAGAACCACTACGAGTTCCGCGGGTTCAAGGAGTTGGCGTATCTCCACCCCGAGACGTACGAGCCATCGACCGACATCCGCGACAAGTTGGGTGTCGATGAGGACGAATCGTACGCTATCGTCCGACTCAACGCCTTCGGCTCGCATCACGACGTCGGACAAGCGGGGTTCACGCCCGAGCGTCGCGTCGAACTCGTGGAGGCGCTCTCCGAACACGCGACGGTCTTCGTCTCGGACGAGGGGGGCGACATGGCAATCGAGCAGACGGCGGCGCGACCGTTCGACTTGCACCCCGCGTTGCTCCACGACGCACTCGCAGAAGCAGACTTGCTCGTGGCAGACACGCAGACGATGGTGACGGAGGCCGCATTACTCGGCACGCCCGCAATTCGCTCCAATTCGTTCGTCGGTGACGGCGACATGGGCAACTTCGTGGACCTCGAACGACACGGCCTCATCTACAACCTCGAAGCGTTCGACGCAGTGCTAGAAATTGCGACCGAGTTGCTGGAGATGGACGCGAAAGCCGACTGGCCGGAGAAACGCGACGAGTATCTCGAAGACAAGGTGAACCTCACCGACGTACTGCTCGACGTGGCCGCGACCCCGACCACGCCAGAGCGAGTCGAGGGAATCTCGGCGCGTGGGGGCGGGCAGACCGGACCGATGCTTCCGTTCGACCCCGAGAAGTTGCGGAGCGACGGGGGAACGCGAGACGACGAACGAGCAAACCGACGCGGCGACGGACGAACAAACCGACGCGGCGACGGAGGGAAGCGATGA
- a CDS encoding HalOD1 output domain-containing protein, whose translation MSNVTETVESPTRTESPPTPEVRYEASNEETLGNAVVGAVAAEEGVEESELNPLSGALYPAAENVLFENTADSADDWFFSFRYHGYDLTVRADGTILVR comes from the coding sequence ATGTCAAACGTCACCGAGACCGTCGAATCCCCGACGAGGACGGAGTCGCCACCGACGCCGGAAGTTCGGTACGAGGCGTCGAACGAGGAGACGCTCGGGAACGCAGTCGTCGGAGCAGTCGCGGCGGAGGAAGGCGTCGAGGAGTCCGAGCTGAATCCGCTCTCGGGTGCGCTCTACCCGGCGGCAGAGAACGTCCTCTTCGAGAACACGGCCGACTCGGCAGACGACTGGTTCTTCTCGTTTCGGTATCACGGCTACGACCTGACCGTCCGCGCAGACGGTACCATCCTCGTCCGATAA
- a CDS encoding MBL fold metallo-hydrolase produces the protein MANPRSGGESYLLRFEGALDGQTACVLVDSGQGVDLDSLLGDDEYLTAVLLTHAHLDHYVSLSKTLRHGAPVYASQPTANVLEHVLTEGEKNYDIGDSDDVLDALTPVTEWTSLLAEVDVRAVPAGHVPGGAGFVFRFRDDEEYNHVFVTGDFTTRTAGGYPGLATTFPADVDALITNGTTRNGVERTLTDATSTALRRAEEGSTVLLTASGLTGVSMAYRLGHLSDQLDCSVPITLVGQAAKLYEDLDYDVPNVETVPVFDGVSELLARGRITISGPEIPVEGSSRTLFSAIEDDAAATLVQLTGGATNPVESASCTVYDFELVNHPTLDTVDSVVSALDPIQIVVGHGTRRQLNQYRGRYDDGFVWLGATDDENVLYDDGRWLAPPWLDEAAADAIRRQDWRQNGVRTGTGEVEGWDDVPPVERDDSSSLDLSTEGLLLDELESQFRSPSMPDVNTRDGTDDEAVTNDGARADASTTERDDSREETATEQFDGEFQAELRSRLETIENAVSAPESRIRARVVDAGEDVTLLRVVEGDPEFEHGEELDLILSESD, from the coding sequence GTGGCGAATCCCCGGAGCGGTGGAGAGTCCTACCTCCTCCGCTTCGAAGGGGCGCTCGACGGACAGACAGCCTGCGTACTGGTCGATTCTGGACAAGGGGTAGACCTCGACTCGTTGCTCGGCGACGACGAGTATCTCACCGCAGTACTGCTGACTCACGCACACCTCGACCACTACGTGTCGCTGTCAAAAACGCTCCGACACGGCGCGCCCGTTTACGCCTCCCAACCGACGGCGAACGTCCTCGAACACGTGCTGACCGAGGGCGAGAAGAACTACGACATCGGCGATTCGGACGACGTTCTCGACGCGTTGACCCCCGTGACGGAGTGGACCTCTCTGCTCGCTGAAGTAGACGTTCGTGCGGTTCCAGCAGGACACGTCCCCGGTGGAGCTGGATTCGTCTTTCGGTTCCGCGACGACGAGGAGTACAATCACGTCTTCGTGACCGGCGACTTCACGACCCGCACCGCTGGTGGGTACCCTGGTCTCGCGACGACGTTTCCGGCCGACGTGGACGCACTCATCACGAACGGGACGACCCGAAACGGGGTCGAACGGACGCTCACCGACGCGACTTCTACTGCACTTCGACGCGCCGAAGAGGGTTCGACCGTCCTCCTGACAGCAAGCGGTCTGACCGGCGTCTCGATGGCGTACCGACTCGGCCACCTCAGCGACCAACTCGACTGCTCGGTTCCGATTACGCTCGTCGGGCAGGCAGCCAAACTGTACGAAGACCTCGACTACGACGTACCGAACGTCGAAACGGTCCCCGTGTTCGACGGTGTCTCGGAGCTCCTCGCACGCGGCAGAATTACGATTTCAGGTCCCGAAATCCCGGTCGAAGGAAGTTCCCGGACGCTCTTCTCCGCAATCGAAGACGACGCGGCCGCGACACTCGTCCAACTCACTGGTGGGGCGACGAACCCCGTCGAATCCGCCTCCTGCACGGTCTACGACTTCGAACTCGTCAACCACCCGACGCTCGATACTGTCGATTCAGTCGTCTCCGCGTTGGACCCGATTCAAATCGTCGTCGGGCACGGCACGCGGCGGCAACTGAACCAGTATCGCGGCCGGTACGACGACGGGTTCGTCTGGTTGGGAGCCACCGACGACGAGAACGTCCTCTACGACGACGGTCGCTGGCTCGCGCCACCTTGGTTGGACGAAGCGGCCGCAGACGCCATCCGACGACAGGACTGGCGACAGAACGGCGTCCGAACTGGAACCGGCGAAGTCGAAGGCTGGGACGACGTGCCGCCCGTCGAGCGCGACGACTCGTCGTCGCTCGATCTCTCGACCGAGGGATTGCTGCTGGACGAACTCGAATCGCAGTTCCGTTCACCGTCGATGCCCGACGTGAACACTCGGGACGGAACTGACGACGAAGCGGTGACGAACGACGGCGCGAGAGCAGATGCGAGCACCACCGAGCGCGACGATTCGAGGGAAGAGACAGCCACCGAACAGTTCGACGGTGAATTCCAAGCGGAGCTACGCAGTCGGCTGGAGACTATCGAGAACGCGGTCTCAGCGCCCGAGTCTCGGATTCGGGCACGCGTCGTGGACGCCGGTGAGGACGTAACGTTGTTGCGCGTGGTCGAGGGCGACCCAGAGTTCGAACACGGCGAGGAGTTGGACCTGATTCTTTCCGAGTCGGACTGA